Part of the Candidatus Endomicrobium procryptotermitis genome is shown below.
AATAACATTTTTTTCCGAGCAGCGCATTTCCACCGTATCCTGAGCCGAAACTCATTACTGTATTGTCTTGAGGGAAATGCATAATAAATCTTCTGTCTGGATTTACGTCTCCTATGGAATGAATGCCTCTAAAAAAATCGGAAGAATCACCTATTCTTTCAACAGCCTGTTTTCCAGCTGTTGACATAATTCTCATGCTCAATGCCACATAAACCGAATCAGTTACCTGAATACAGTTTTTCGCGTATTTTGATTTTGGATTTCCCATGACAAAAGCAATAACATACATTGTTCTTCCTTTCATGCATCCCTTAAACAGTGCGTTCATTTTTGCTTTTGCTTCAGATGGTTCCATCCAATTATTGTTATGTCCGGCTTGTTCTTTTTCAGGGGTACATACGAAAGTGAGATGTTCTGTTCTGGCTACGTCGTTGGGATTTGAACGATGATAATATGAATTGGGATATATTTTGTCATTGAGCTTTGTCAACACTTTCTCTTTTTGTCCGACTTCCGCAAGTCTTATGGCTTCTTCCTTAGACCCATCCATGATATAAACCTTATCTGGCTGCATGATATCCTGCATTTGCAGGATAAAAAGCTCTATATGTGTTGACATTTCCATACTCCTTAATTGTTAATTTTTTATCTCCAAACTATTTTTTCATCTTTTTCAACAATAATTTTTTCCGTTGAATAAATACTTTTTACAATTTCTGCGGGTTTGAACCAAAGTTTTATTTCTCTTTCGGCTTCCGAAGTATCGGAAGAACAGTGTACCACGTTTTCATAAACGCCTTTTGTCGTTATCCTTCCGTAAGCTCCCCTTATTGAGACAGGGTCGGCTTCTTCAGGATTAGTAGCGCCGGCTATTTTTCTCATTCTTGTTATAGCATCTTCTCCCTGATATACAAAAGCGAGAACTCTATCCCACGGCTCTCCATAGACTTTACCCTGTATGTACTCTACGAGTTCTCTGAAAAACGGTTTGTCTTTTAAATGATAATAGTGTTGTTCGGCAAGTTCTTTGCTTACTTTTACCGCTTTTGCACCTATAATCACCATTCTTGCTTCGGAAAGTTTTGTCAAAATATTTCCTGTCAACGATTTTTTAATTCCGTCAGGTTTAATCAAAATTAAAAGCTGTTCGATTGCCATTTTTTCAGTCTCCTTAAAAGTTATTTTTGCCGATTATGCGTATATAAAAAATTTGCAGCATTTATGCGCTTCATGCCGCAAATCACAACATTACATATGATTATCATAACTAAAATATTATACAACAAATAATATTTTTTTTGCAAATTGGCACTGTTTAAATAACATTAATATTTCGGAAATTGAAAAAGATAAAGGAAATTGTTAAAATTTTTATATGTCTATTTCAAATTTAGAAGAAATTAAATGTCCATGCGGAGAAGTTTTTGAAGCCGAACTTTTGTCGGCCATAAGCGTTTGTGATAATCCTGAATTAAAAGAAGCGTTAATCTCGGGAGAAATCAATCTCGTATGCTGTCCTGCGTGCGGTGAAATATTTTATGCAGAAAGATTTATTCTTTATCATGACAGCGAAAGAGAACTTATTGCTTTCGTATATCCTTTAAGTTTTCAAAATCAAGCCGCCCAATGCAAAGAAAAGATGCATTGTGAGTTTAAAAAGGCTCTGGACAGTTTTGATGATAAAAATAAAATTTCATATGAACCTTTGCTTTTTTTTGGTATAGAAGATTTGGTAATGATGTTAAAAATCGAACAAGAGATTGAAGACGAAGAATCCATTGTGGCTTATATGTCGCGCGCTCTCGGATTGGGTTTGGCGAAAATCCCTTCAAATTTTGCCAGAAAATTTGGCATCCCAAAAGTTTTTCCGATTTTAAAAGAGGAAAAACAATTCGTGGAATCCTCTATGTCTGCATTAAAAAAACTTATAAAGCATAATCCAAACCTTCTTCATTATGTTAAACTTTCAGAAAAATTATCTGAAGACAAAAATCTTTCTGAAGAAATAAATAAAAAGGTGAAAAAGTGATAGAATTGCTAAAACGCTGCACCCCAAACCTTTTTATCGAAGCATTTTTATTGATAATCAATTTTCCTATTTGCTGGATTGGGTTTACTTGGCTCATACAGATGGCCAAAAAAAACGGATAATACATTACGGGAAATATCATAAAAACTTGTTTATCTTAAATACCATATTTCAATAATTGCCGTAACGTCGTTTACAATAATATCAATAGCTATTTTTAACCTGCATTTTGCAAAAAAACCTTCAAAAATCAATAAAAAATTCATATGATTGACAAAGAAAGCCAAAAAATATAAAATTATTTTTAAATTTCACGCCAGTCTAAAGGATAAAATGGGAATTTTGATATATATCGTCGTGCTGCTTTTTTCCATAATTATGCATGAGTTTGCGCATGGATATGCCGCTTATTTGAGAGGCGACGATACGGCAAAATATGCAGGAAGGCTTACTTTAAATCCTATTCCCCATATAGAACTTTTTGGTAGCATAGTTTTACCGATTTCTTTATTGCTTCTTCATGCTCCGGTTATTTTTGGTTGGGCAAAACCGGTGCCGATAAACTATGCAAAACTCAGAAATCTTAAAATAGATATTCCTTTAATTTCTTTTGCCGGACCCGCGGCCAATATAGCACTTGCCATTGCTGCCGGGATGGGAATCAGGATTATCCGCATGTTGCTTTCTGCCGAACAAGGCTTCACAGGCGCGATAGCTTCTATTTTTTACGTTATGGTAATTATAAACGTTGTTCTTTTGGTAATAAATCTGGTTCCAATTCCGCCTTTGGACGGTTCTAAAGTGGT
Proteins encoded:
- a CDS encoding site-2 protease family protein, yielding MGILIYIVVLLFSIIMHEFAHGYAAYLRGDDTAKYAGRLTLNPIPHIELFGSIVLPISLLLLHAPVIFGWAKPVPINYAKLRNLKIDIPLISFAGPAANIALAIAAGMGIRIIRMLLSAEQGFTGAIASIFYVMVIINVVLLVINLVPIPPLDGSKVVTYFMPHDMARKYLSLNPIVCTLLLILLLWSGVLWNIIEPLINYLVVLLSGVPLR
- a CDS encoding nucleoside-diphosphate kinase: MAIEQLLILIKPDGIKKSLTGNILTKLSEARMVIIGAKAVKVSKELAEQHYYHLKDKPFFRELVEYIQGKVYGEPWDRVLAFVYQGEDAITRMRKIAGATNPEEADPVSIRGAYGRITTKGVYENVVHCSSDTSEAEREIKLWFKPAEIVKSIYSTEKIIVEKDEKIVWR
- a CDS encoding CpXC domain-containing protein; translated protein: MSISNLEEIKCPCGEVFEAELLSAISVCDNPELKEALISGEINLVCCPACGEIFYAERFILYHDSERELIAFVYPLSFQNQAAQCKEKMHCEFKKALDSFDDKNKISYEPLLFFGIEDLVMMLKIEQEIEDEESIVAYMSRALGLGLAKIPSNFARKFGIPKVFPILKEEKQFVESSMSALKKLIKHNPNLLHYVKLSEKLSEDKNLSEEINKKVKK